attcgatgtgatagcgtgaaaaattttatttgaaaactaaacatgcccttagaaACGAATAtagtaaaataaatattttaactaGTCTTATCCAAGTCAATCGAGACAGAGTTAGTTTGCGTAATTCATTGTAAGGTCAAGTCTATCCTAGAAtaagataaaatcaaaagaaagaaaaggcaaaTAAATCTTGATATTGATTACTTTCAGTATGGCATCACAATTAGACAGTGCCATAATCGTCACGCCTACAATGAAAGAAATGGTCAGGTGTTTGTTTGGTCAACAAGCACAAACCACATACAGTAGGCTAGATTTGCTTTCCTATCTACTACTGGCTAGTGCTAGTATCGCCTATCATGTTAAAAAGCTGATTTAGATGCTCGGAAACAAACGAACCAGACATTCAGACATGGACTACCCACTACCCAGCCGTATGGGCCACGACGATATTGTGATCACTTATCACCCTGACAAGTAGTTCTGCGAGCGAGATGAATTCACCCGTTACATCAAATAATGGCGCTTGCAAATTGCCATTCATTTTCCGTCTGTGTCAACGGATGTAATGTAATTTGTATTTTGCAAATTCCCATTCATCGTCACAATCATTTTCCGTCTGCGTCAaatgtatgtactccctccatattttaatgtatgacgccgttgactttttaacaaacgtttgatctttcgtcttattcaaaaaatttatgtaattataattttttttattgtgacttgatttatcatcaaatgttctttaagtatgacataagtatttttatatttgtataaaaattttaaataagacgagtggtcaaacgttggttaaaaatcaacggcgtcatacattaaaatacggagggagtagtatatttgTAGTTTGCATAGTAGCGTGAGCGCATGAATTTGATGGTCTCCAGAAATTCCTTTGTGATGTTTACCTATCGTCGCACGATATATAGAAGGTTCAGAAAGGATTTGGTGTacaagggaaaagaaaaaaggtacGCCCTTTATAGCTTGGTTTGAGTGTGTGATGAATTCGTCACTTTGATTATAATGAGTTCGTTTGATTTGAGGAATGGAATGGACGTCACACCTCTGTTATAAAATCAGCCCCAATATATACAGAACGAAGAAGAACATCCAAATTAAACGTGATGACCATGCAGATATACGGTATTTCTTAATGAGATTCAACTAAAACTTTATATCACCGGGACACTGATTATAGACACTCCTAGCTGATCCAACGTATTACAGTACATCCGGGTATACATGACTCTCAGACTGACTAAGCCACTGGCTAGGCGTACCCATGCCATTGATACTATCACCATGTGGTTAGAATCAGTGATGCATCTCTACTTAAGAGAGAGTCTAGGACATAGTCCGAATTTAACTCTATCAtacacctattacaactctaaATTCTAAACTGTAATCGACTACATACATATATTCGACATATACTCTGACGAAAACAACTTCCATGCTCACTTATTGGATAAATAATGGAGTCATTTCTCAAATTATGTAGAATTTTTATTTGTGAGGATGATACCATGATGGATCAATTATTCTAGATGGTTTGATTCCTCAGACCAAACTGCCCATTAGACAACGTCATGACACCATTGAAATTGAATATTTTCGTATGACTGAAATCTAGCAAACAAATACCAAATGAATAATTGAACTCTAGTGATCAATTGACAAACTTACTGACACGACTTTCTGTGCTTAATCAAGTATTGACAAATTGACCTTGCAAACTAAATTTTCTTCAGGAGCCAAGGTAGAAGTAGCCTGTGAAACCGAAGGCCCCAACACACAGGCGAACTCTGTATTTACAGCAACCGATGAGTTCGGCAACTTCACCTTCCACCTCCCTTCTCGGCTCCACGCCACACCAAGCCTCGAGAACGCCTGCGTCGTCAAGGTGCTCCAGCTCCCTCCAGACTCTGCATGTGGCCTTCGTCACCGTCCCGCCGCCTCCTACCGCATCCGGCCATCGtcctcgttgtcgtcgtcggctGATGGCTTCCGCGCCTACACGGCCGGGGTGATACGGCTGCAGCACGGCGGCACGCCGTCCGGGGAGTGCGTGCAGGTAGAGGACAGAGTGGATAAGTAGCCTAAGAATGGCTGGTGGAAATCGTGCATTGGGCGAAACCCAGAGATTTCATCGACCGATCGATCagttgcttagttagatagGAGTAGCTGTCTTCTGGTTTCTCCAATTTGAGAAATTGTATATGGAGAGGAGAGCGGAGGTGTTGATTAGGTCTTATTACCAAGCATGTAAATGGAAAAAATGCTGCAAATTAAGTACATTTCAGGAGTCAGTTTGAGTTATTTCTCATAATGATGACGAATGATTTGACTAGGAACATTTtggaaaatagaaaaaagataTAGTACGTTCAGGGCTTCAGGCACCATTCGTCACAATCTGTTTGACTATATTCCACATGTAACCAAGTTTCCAACATCAGGAAAGGACCTGccaagttcaaaaaaaaaaaaggaaaggaccTGCCTGCAAGCCTGGTTTTAAACCCAAAACCGGTGTAAAATACCGGCCCGCAGTTTTTTTCAGCTGGGCTACAAATGAGTCCTTCGATGACATGTAAtagaaataagtctattttgcctccctcatccTTGCGCTCGGTCGAATGacatccctcaaccacaaaacaaAGTAGAGCATCTTCCCCATCTCTAAAGACCGGTACAAATCGAACCCTCGGGTGATTTTGGAAGCGGTTTTATACTATGTGGTGCTTACTGTGCATTCAAgatagaataaaataaaaaaagtgaaagtgggccccacatatcggTCTCACTTTCTCTCTGCTTCTACCCTTTTCTATCTCTCTAGTCTCCCTTTCTTCTCCGGGGTCCAGGAACAGACTGATGGCCGGCGATGCCTgcgaagaggaggagaaagagaggtCAGCGGCGGTGGATCCGCCTTCCCGTGCCCCCCCACCTCGGCCTCCGCCTCAAGCAGCTCGCCGACACTGCAGGGGCATTGGCCTCAGCCGGGGACATATCATAGATGAACCGGAGCAGCATGGCGGCCATGGTGCGGCACACTTTGTGCATCCAGAGCGTACCAGAGCATCCCGGCTCCGACTGTCCTAATCAACACCACCGACGCTCCGGAACAACGTCGGTCATGAAAGAGTGAGAAGTGTTCGATGCAGAAAATGTAAACAAAATGTACTTTTCCCTTACTGCACAGTCTGCAGTGGCTTCTGTTGGATGGCCTGGTCCATGCGCCGGATCGCTCTCGTCCCCTTGGTCTCCGGTGGAACCACCGCCAACGTCGGCCATGTGAGAAGACGCTGTGCGGCTGGACGGCCTCTGCGTGGCTAGATGGAGAAGACGATGTGCGGCCACGGGGAACGCATTGAGGGTGACGATGGGGGATGAAGTGGATAACCCCGTGATATGCTGTGGGCCCACATCGCGTGGGTGTGTGTATCTTTGTATTCTAATGTGTACGGTAGATAATGCATAAATGTCACTCGAGCGCGGGAATACATACTGAGAGGAATTTCTATGCACGAATCACTAGGCACATCGTGTGGTGCCTGTCTGGGGTACACATCCCCCCTGCAGATAAAAAACTTCCGCCGGTCACGACACCTAATAGCTGGAGAAGAGGCATGGCCGGCGCAAGACTGCCTTGAGGAGAAGCATAACAGAGCCTAATCCCAGAGCAAAACCGGATAGGAGGCGGAGGCCGATCTCCACCGCCACGGATAGGATGCGAAGTGCGAGGTGTGGGGGGACGGGCAACTGGATCCACCGCTgccgagctctctctctcctcctcttcgcaGGCATCGCTAGCCGTAGTCTGTTCTTGGACCCCCCGAGAAGAAAGGGAGATTGAAAAGGGTAGAGGTGGAGAAagtgagactgacatgtggggcccactgttattttttttggctatCTAGAATGCCACCTAAGCACCACTTAGGACAAAACCACcagaggagccaattttgccgGTTTTTGGAGATGGGAGAGGTgttatatccggttttacggttgagggatgCGATTCAGGGCAAGAGGGAGGCTAGACATCCcatataatatgttttttttagttCACATTTTGTATAGAAAGAGGCCCATATCTAAAAATTGGTCCATAACATTCGCAAGTAATACACCCGCAGTCAAATCACCTTAGAAAAATGGCGCCGTTAATTCTCAATTTCATAATATTTGGGCAGATGACCTCgttactctttttttaaaacGAGAAACCAAGAACATTTGGTCTTTATATTAAGAGAAGGTTTCTTACAAACTCTTGCGCTTTCATTCTTTTGATCGGACGCCCGATTGAAAGAGTAGAAAATCAGACGCCCCGATTGAAAGAGTAGAAAATCAGACGCCCTCTCTACCTTTCCATACTATGCTAGGAAGCAAACTTACACTTAGGGGCTGTTTGAGATGGGAGGGACTtattttagtccctctcacCACCTTACTCTCCCTGGTACCATACGGCAGTGTGCTACATGTAGTCTGCATGCACATGCACATGCATATCCTACTAGAGCTTCTCATCACTTctcataaatatatttttaaatttttaaactaccttttctcttaaattactcattttatttgtgatccgattgcaccactatatttattataattaaatcttcacaataAGTTGTCACATGACTATATTTCGAGACTTCAAAATAAAGCaatgtgcaacatttaaaagtaCATTGGAAAAttagcaaaaatattttttcatcgaaatATAATCGTgtgagatcttaatataaaattaattataacaaatgCAATGGTATAACTATAATCATATCATAAATCGGATAAATATTTtatgagaaaaaatattttaaagtttGTTAAAAGAGGTGATTTTATAtggagagaagaaaaataatgtAATGCATAACGGCAGCAAGATGCAACACTAAGGCCATATAAAGAGTATTAGGGTGCATGACATATATAGGGCAACAACGCTCGGAGGGGC
Above is a window of Oryza sativa Japonica Group chromosome 10, ASM3414082v1 DNA encoding:
- the LOC4348273 gene encoding uncharacterized protein — encoded protein: MQLLLLLLAAVLVAAEPAAAISTMPMELYFSPGELARIAGYGEEPVSTVVVSGQVACELCLCPGSDLLTFELPGAKVEVACETEGPNTQANSVFTATDEFGNFTFHLPSRLHATPSLENACVVKVLQLPPDSACGLRHRPAASYRIRPSSSLSSSADGFRAYTAGVIRLQHGGTPSGECVQVEDRVDK